A stretch of Geotrypetes seraphini chromosome 2, aGeoSer1.1, whole genome shotgun sequence DNA encodes these proteins:
- the ERP27 gene encoding endoplasmic reticulum resident protein 27: MEKPEVKDFYAVVKDLKHLPFGITTSSQVLKHFSIKDNTISLFRQVDKRREDLEIKDLDAGKLSRFLQIKELHLVTEYNPLSAVGLLDSTIKVHLLLFLDKTSEGHQETLKIFREAANQLLGQVLFVLVDTSLKTSDQVRSFFQLKRSDLPAITIYNTENDKNNRMPPGEISTQHIQNFCNNFLLGKQTREDSIPEHPKAEEKTLKTEL, translated from the exons ATGGAGAAGCCAGAAGTAAAGGATTTTTATGCTGTAGTGAAAGACCTCAAACACTTACCATTTGGAATAACTACCAGCTCGCAGGTTCTGAAACATTTCAGCATCAAAGACAACACTATTTCCCTCTTCCGGCAG GTGGATAAGAGGCGAGAAGATTTGGAGATCAAAGATTTAGATGCAGGCAAACTCAGTCGGTTTCTACAGATAAAAGAGCTACACCTTGTCACAGAATACAACCCCTTG AGTGCAGTGGGCCTCCTTGACAGCACCATCAAAGTCCATCTGCTCCTGTTCCTGGACAAGACATCAGAGGGACACCAAGAAACACTAAAAATATTTCGGGAAGCTGCAAATCAGCTGCTTGGCCAG GTTCTGTTTGTCCTGGTGGACACCAGTTTGAAGACCAGTGATCAGGTGAGATCGTTCTTCCAACTGAAGAGAAGCGATCTCCCTGCCATTACCATTTACAACACAGAGAATGACAAAAACAACAGAATGCCTCCTGGAGAAATCTCCACACAACACATACAGAATTTCTGCAATAACTTTTTACTGGGCAAACAAACT AGAGAAGATTCAATCCCAGAACATCCAAAGGCTGAGGAAAAGACCTTGAAAACTGAACTATGA